A region of Phalacrocorax carbo chromosome 7, bPhaCar2.1, whole genome shotgun sequence DNA encodes the following proteins:
- the AP4E1 gene encoding AP-4 complex subunit epsilon-1 isoform X1, whose amino-acid sequence MSDVVERTLSVLPGLLGQHEPGAGPGGAGGPARASATSRLGSLIRSITALTSKHEEEKLIQQELTSLKATVSAPTTTLRLMKECMVRLIYCEMLGYESSFGYIHAIKLAQQGNLLEKRVGYLAVSLFLHENHELLLLLVNTVVKDLQSTNLVEVCMALTIVSQIFPREMIPAVLPLIEDKLQHSKEIIRRKAVQALYKFYLIAPNQVQHIHDKFRKALCDRDAGVMAASLHIYLQMIKENSSGYKDLTGSFVTILKQVVGGKLPIDFNYHSVPAPWLQIQLLRILGLLGKNDPRTSELMYDVLDESLRRAEINHNITYAILFECVQTIYTIHPKSELLEKAAKCIGKFVLSPKINLKYLGLKALTYVIQQDPNLALQHQMTIIECLDHPDPIIKRETLELLYRITNGQNVVVIVQKMLDYLKESKEEYAIINLVGKIAELAEKYAPDDEWFIQTMNAVFSVGGDVVHPDIPNNFLRLLAEGKVCIVFCLGFDDGKGDDQLRIYAVQSYLALLEEEDALYPQKLLQVMSWVLGEYSSLITDVDPEVILTKLHSLLKKTCVTSETKAWIMAAVTKIASRTSCSKTVDKLIQEFSNSLETYMRQYVFELKHLCENKVLMKKFLPFDASCNDMVVDASLSFLDGFVAEGLGRGAAPYKPHHQRQEEKLSQEKALNFEPYGLSFASSVSSSGITGRQSPTVLSFGSDTSGNSAETGHKETNTLKLEGVRKLWGKEGYLPKKENKVGKENEPQTVACGSLLAGQVGDPPALRSEQVAILSEEDKEKQQLASTLFIGLGSNAGVSLMGKADTSTQKFKRKSKINETQNIEEASDFQNAAASDFGPLLDTVPINMEDCEGNLHTRLRKASLCSSDIVEDNLAFETPQALKKSGLDQRLSDSRLSQSSLFADSNIEIFQPPPSAQCESASKTPLVPSLPEELKELTHSEVVELCQNDALALYLCKVWTDDSLLLTVFVSNKTISALSAVNLVFEEAEHFQILESPSYQFPVIEARSVEHCQKCVWMDKICTQGVLSGSLNFQSEMETHLEFSVTLSLLDFIRPMEMTTEDFGNLWLSLSNDVKQNIKMSSSQDSLSAALNTLQQKLKLHIVDIIGNEGILACQLLPSVPCLLHCRTHSGMLALWFRSPCSALPDGLLYQCQKVMEES is encoded by the exons ATGAGCGACGTGGTGGAGCGGACGCTGAGTGTGCTGCccgggctgctggggcagcacgagccgggcgccgggccggggggcgccggcgGCCCTGCCAGGGCTTCGGCCACCTCCCGGCTCGGGAGCCTTATCCGGAGCATCACGGCGCTCACCTCCAAGCAT gaagaagaaaaactaatCCAGCAGGAATTAACCAGTTTGAAAGCAACAGTTTCTGCCCCCACCACAACACTC AGACTGATGAAAGAGTGTATGGTGAGACTCATTTATTGTGAAATGCTGGGGTACGAGTCTTCCTTTGGATATATCCATGCAATCAAGCTTGCACAGCAAGGAAATCTTTTGGAGAAAAGAGTTG GTTACTTGGCAGTTTCTTTATTTCTCCATGAAAATCATGAACTGCTACTTCTACTTGTGAACACAGTTGTGAAG GACTTACAGAGCACTAATCTAGTAGAGGTGTGCATGGCATTAACCATTGTCAGCCAGATCTTTCCACGGGAGATGATTCCAGCTGTTCTTCCCCTAATAGAAGACAAGCTTCAGCATTCTAA GGAAATTATCCGAAGAAAAGCTGTTCAAGCTTTATATAAATTCTATCTCATTGCTCCTAACCAAGTTCAGCATATTCATGATAAGTTCCGGAAAGCCTTATGTGACAGGGATGCTGGAGTCATGGCTGCTTCTTTGCATATTTACCTTCAAATGATTAAG GAAAACTCATCTGGATACAAAGACTTGACTGGGAGTTTTGTAACCATCCTAAAGCAGGTAGTGGGAGGAAAGCTCCCTATTGACTTCAATTATCACAGTGTTCCAGCACCATGGTTACAAATTCAGCTTTTAAGAATATTGGGGCTGTTAGGAAAAAATGATCCAAG GACAAGCGAATTAATGTATGATGTTCTAGATGAATCTTTAAGAAGAGCAGAGATAAATCATAATATTACATATG CCATCTTGTTTGAATGTGTCCAAACAATTTATACAATTCATCCCAAATCTGAACTACTTGAAAAGGCTGCCAAGTGCATTGGAAAATTTGTTTTGTCAcccaaaattaatttgaaatacttAG GTTTAAAGGCTCTGACGTATGTTATCCAGCAGGATCCTAATCTGGCACTTCAGCACCAGATGACAATAATTGAGTGTCTGGACCATCCAGATCCCATTATTAAAAGGGAG ACTTTAGAGCTTCTCTATAGAATTACAAACGGACAGAATGTAGTTGTCATAGTTCAGAAGATGCTTGACTacttaaaagaaagcaaggaagaatATGCTATCATCAACTTAGTTGGCAAAATAGCAGAACTAGCTGAGAaatat GCCCCTGATGATGAGTGGTTCATCCAAACAATGaatgctgtgttttcagttgGAGGTGACGTTGTGCATCCTGATATCCCAAACAACTTTCTGAGACTGTTGGCTGAAG GCAAAGTATGTATTGTTTTCTGTCTAGGATTTGATGATGGAAAAGGTGATGATCAGCTACGGATATATGCAGTACAGTCTTATTTAGCATTACTTGAAGAGGAAGATGCATTGTATCCGCAGAAACTCCTTCAAGTTATGAGTTGG GTGTTGGGGGAATATTCCAGCCTTATTACAGATGTTGATCCAGAGGTTATTTTGACAAAGCTACACAGCCTGCTGAAGAAGACTTGCGTTACTTCTGAAACTAAAGCATGGATAATGGCTGCAGTCACCAAGATAGCATCACGTACCTCCTGTTCGAAAACAGTTGACAAACTAATCCAAGAATTCAGCAACTCTCTAGAAACCTACATGAGACAATATGTCTTTGAATTGAAGCATCTGTGTGAAAACAAAGTACTgatgaaaaaatttcttccatttgaTGCTAGTTGCAATGACATGGTG GTAGATGCTTCCTTATCTTTTCTGGATGGGTTTGTGGCTGAGGGACTTGGTCGTGGTGCAGCACCATATAAGCCTCATCACCAGAGACAAGAGGAGAAACTTTCTCAGGAAAAAG CTCTGAATTTTGAACCTTATGGATTGTCATTTGCTTCAAGTGTGTCCTCATCTGGCATCACCGGCAGACAGTCCCCCACTGTTTTATCTTTTGGTTCTGATACGTCTGGTAATAGTGCTGAGACAGGGCATAAAGA gACAAATACTCTGAAACTTGAGGGAGTACGCAAGCTAtggggaaaagaaggttatcttccaaaaaaagaaaacaaagtagggaaagaaaatgagccACAAACTGTTGCTTGTGGCAGCTTATTAGCAGGACAAGTGGGTGATCCTCCTGCATTGCGGTCTGAACAAGTTGCCATCCTCTCTGAGGAAgacaaagagaagcagcagttaGCCTCAACTTTGTTTATTGGGCTAGGATCAAATGCTGGTGTCAGTCTG atggGGAAAGCGGACACATCTACTCAGAAgttcaaaagaaaatcaaagataAATGAAACTCAAAATATTGAGGAGGCATCAGACTtccaaaatgctgctgcttcagaTTTTGGTCCCTTACTTGATACAGTACCTATTAACATGGAAGACTGTGAGGGAAATCTACACACAAGATTAAGGAAGGCCTCCCTGTGTTCTTCAGATATTGTAGAAGATAATTTAGCATTTGAAACACCTCAGGCCCTAAAAAAATCTGGGCTGGATCAAAGACTGTCAGATAGTAGGCTGTCACAGTCGTCTTTGTTTGCTGATAGTAATATTGAAATTTTTCAGCCTCCTCCAAGTGCTCAGTGTGAAAGTGCCAGTAAAACGCCACTGGTCCCCTCCTTACCAGAAGAGCTCAAAGAGCTCACTCATTCTGAAGTAGTGGAACTTTGTCAGAATGATGCCTTAGCTCTCTATTTATGTAAGGTGTGGACAGATGACTCTTTGTTGCTCActgtttttgtttcaaataaaacCATTTCTGCACTTAGTGCTGTGAACTTAGTGTTTGAAGAAGCGGAACATTTTCAG atTTTGGAGAGTCCCTCCTATCAGTTTCCTGTAATTGAAGCTCGAAGTGTGGAACACTGCCAGAAATGTGTGTGGATGGACAAAATCTGTACACAGGGAGTTCTTTCTGGTTCCCTTAATTTCCAGTCAGAGATGGAAACTCACCTTGAATTTTCAGTAACTTTATCATTGTTGGACTTCATcag GCCAATGGAAATGACTACAGAAGACTTTGGGAATCTGTGGTTGTCCCTTTCCAATGACGTgaaacagaatataaaaatgtcATCTTCTCAAGATTCCCTTTCAGCAGCTCTGAATACATTGCAACAGAAGCTGAAACTCCATATAGTTGATATTATAG GTAATGAGGGAATACTGGCATGCCAGCTACTTCCATCTGTGCCCTGTCTGCTGCATTGTCGTACTCACTCAGGGATGCTGGCATTGTGGTTCAGATCACCTTGTTCTGCTCTTCCAGATGGTTTGCTTTATCAGTGTCAAAAGGTGATGGAGGAATCCTAA
- the AP4E1 gene encoding AP-4 complex subunit epsilon-1 isoform X2, which produces MSDVVERTLSVLPGLLGQHEPGAGPGGAGGPARASATSRLGSLIRSITALTSKHEEEKLIQQELTSLKATVSAPTTTLRLMKECMVRLIYCEMLGYESSFGYIHAIKLAQQGNLLEKRVGYLAVSLFLHENHELLLLLVNTVVKDLQSTNLVEVCMALTIVSQIFPREMIPAVLPLIEDKLQHSKEIIRRKAVQALYKFYLIAPNQVQHIHDKFRKALCDRDAGVMAASLHIYLQMIKENSSGYKDLTGSFVTILKQVVGGKLPIDFNYHSVPAPWLQIQLLRILGLLGKNDPRTSELMYDVLDESLRRAEINHNITYAILFECVQTIYTIHPKSELLEKAAKCIGKFVLSPKINLKYLGLKALTYVIQQDPNLALQHQMTIIECLDHPDPIIKRETLELLYRITNGQNVVVIVQKMLDYLKESKEEYAIINLVGKIAELAEKYAPDDEWFIQTMNAVFSVGGDVVHPDIPNNFLRLLAEGFDDGKGDDQLRIYAVQSYLALLEEEDALYPQKLLQVMSWVLGEYSSLITDVDPEVILTKLHSLLKKTCVTSETKAWIMAAVTKIASRTSCSKTVDKLIQEFSNSLETYMRQYVFELKHLCENKVLMKKFLPFDASCNDMVVDASLSFLDGFVAEGLGRGAAPYKPHHQRQEEKLSQEKALNFEPYGLSFASSVSSSGITGRQSPTVLSFGSDTSGNSAETGHKETNTLKLEGVRKLWGKEGYLPKKENKVGKENEPQTVACGSLLAGQVGDPPALRSEQVAILSEEDKEKQQLASTLFIGLGSNAGVSLMGKADTSTQKFKRKSKINETQNIEEASDFQNAAASDFGPLLDTVPINMEDCEGNLHTRLRKASLCSSDIVEDNLAFETPQALKKSGLDQRLSDSRLSQSSLFADSNIEIFQPPPSAQCESASKTPLVPSLPEELKELTHSEVVELCQNDALALYLCKVWTDDSLLLTVFVSNKTISALSAVNLVFEEAEHFQILESPSYQFPVIEARSVEHCQKCVWMDKICTQGVLSGSLNFQSEMETHLEFSVTLSLLDFIRPMEMTTEDFGNLWLSLSNDVKQNIKMSSSQDSLSAALNTLQQKLKLHIVDIIGNEGILACQLLPSVPCLLHCRTHSGMLALWFRSPCSALPDGLLYQCQKVMEES; this is translated from the exons ATGAGCGACGTGGTGGAGCGGACGCTGAGTGTGCTGCccgggctgctggggcagcacgagccgggcgccgggccggggggcgccggcgGCCCTGCCAGGGCTTCGGCCACCTCCCGGCTCGGGAGCCTTATCCGGAGCATCACGGCGCTCACCTCCAAGCAT gaagaagaaaaactaatCCAGCAGGAATTAACCAGTTTGAAAGCAACAGTTTCTGCCCCCACCACAACACTC AGACTGATGAAAGAGTGTATGGTGAGACTCATTTATTGTGAAATGCTGGGGTACGAGTCTTCCTTTGGATATATCCATGCAATCAAGCTTGCACAGCAAGGAAATCTTTTGGAGAAAAGAGTTG GTTACTTGGCAGTTTCTTTATTTCTCCATGAAAATCATGAACTGCTACTTCTACTTGTGAACACAGTTGTGAAG GACTTACAGAGCACTAATCTAGTAGAGGTGTGCATGGCATTAACCATTGTCAGCCAGATCTTTCCACGGGAGATGATTCCAGCTGTTCTTCCCCTAATAGAAGACAAGCTTCAGCATTCTAA GGAAATTATCCGAAGAAAAGCTGTTCAAGCTTTATATAAATTCTATCTCATTGCTCCTAACCAAGTTCAGCATATTCATGATAAGTTCCGGAAAGCCTTATGTGACAGGGATGCTGGAGTCATGGCTGCTTCTTTGCATATTTACCTTCAAATGATTAAG GAAAACTCATCTGGATACAAAGACTTGACTGGGAGTTTTGTAACCATCCTAAAGCAGGTAGTGGGAGGAAAGCTCCCTATTGACTTCAATTATCACAGTGTTCCAGCACCATGGTTACAAATTCAGCTTTTAAGAATATTGGGGCTGTTAGGAAAAAATGATCCAAG GACAAGCGAATTAATGTATGATGTTCTAGATGAATCTTTAAGAAGAGCAGAGATAAATCATAATATTACATATG CCATCTTGTTTGAATGTGTCCAAACAATTTATACAATTCATCCCAAATCTGAACTACTTGAAAAGGCTGCCAAGTGCATTGGAAAATTTGTTTTGTCAcccaaaattaatttgaaatacttAG GTTTAAAGGCTCTGACGTATGTTATCCAGCAGGATCCTAATCTGGCACTTCAGCACCAGATGACAATAATTGAGTGTCTGGACCATCCAGATCCCATTATTAAAAGGGAG ACTTTAGAGCTTCTCTATAGAATTACAAACGGACAGAATGTAGTTGTCATAGTTCAGAAGATGCTTGACTacttaaaagaaagcaaggaagaatATGCTATCATCAACTTAGTTGGCAAAATAGCAGAACTAGCTGAGAaatat GCCCCTGATGATGAGTGGTTCATCCAAACAATGaatgctgtgttttcagttgGAGGTGACGTTGTGCATCCTGATATCCCAAACAACTTTCTGAGACTGTTGGCTGAAG GATTTGATGATGGAAAAGGTGATGATCAGCTACGGATATATGCAGTACAGTCTTATTTAGCATTACTTGAAGAGGAAGATGCATTGTATCCGCAGAAACTCCTTCAAGTTATGAGTTGG GTGTTGGGGGAATATTCCAGCCTTATTACAGATGTTGATCCAGAGGTTATTTTGACAAAGCTACACAGCCTGCTGAAGAAGACTTGCGTTACTTCTGAAACTAAAGCATGGATAATGGCTGCAGTCACCAAGATAGCATCACGTACCTCCTGTTCGAAAACAGTTGACAAACTAATCCAAGAATTCAGCAACTCTCTAGAAACCTACATGAGACAATATGTCTTTGAATTGAAGCATCTGTGTGAAAACAAAGTACTgatgaaaaaatttcttccatttgaTGCTAGTTGCAATGACATGGTG GTAGATGCTTCCTTATCTTTTCTGGATGGGTTTGTGGCTGAGGGACTTGGTCGTGGTGCAGCACCATATAAGCCTCATCACCAGAGACAAGAGGAGAAACTTTCTCAGGAAAAAG CTCTGAATTTTGAACCTTATGGATTGTCATTTGCTTCAAGTGTGTCCTCATCTGGCATCACCGGCAGACAGTCCCCCACTGTTTTATCTTTTGGTTCTGATACGTCTGGTAATAGTGCTGAGACAGGGCATAAAGA gACAAATACTCTGAAACTTGAGGGAGTACGCAAGCTAtggggaaaagaaggttatcttccaaaaaaagaaaacaaagtagggaaagaaaatgagccACAAACTGTTGCTTGTGGCAGCTTATTAGCAGGACAAGTGGGTGATCCTCCTGCATTGCGGTCTGAACAAGTTGCCATCCTCTCTGAGGAAgacaaagagaagcagcagttaGCCTCAACTTTGTTTATTGGGCTAGGATCAAATGCTGGTGTCAGTCTG atggGGAAAGCGGACACATCTACTCAGAAgttcaaaagaaaatcaaagataAATGAAACTCAAAATATTGAGGAGGCATCAGACTtccaaaatgctgctgcttcagaTTTTGGTCCCTTACTTGATACAGTACCTATTAACATGGAAGACTGTGAGGGAAATCTACACACAAGATTAAGGAAGGCCTCCCTGTGTTCTTCAGATATTGTAGAAGATAATTTAGCATTTGAAACACCTCAGGCCCTAAAAAAATCTGGGCTGGATCAAAGACTGTCAGATAGTAGGCTGTCACAGTCGTCTTTGTTTGCTGATAGTAATATTGAAATTTTTCAGCCTCCTCCAAGTGCTCAGTGTGAAAGTGCCAGTAAAACGCCACTGGTCCCCTCCTTACCAGAAGAGCTCAAAGAGCTCACTCATTCTGAAGTAGTGGAACTTTGTCAGAATGATGCCTTAGCTCTCTATTTATGTAAGGTGTGGACAGATGACTCTTTGTTGCTCActgtttttgtttcaaataaaacCATTTCTGCACTTAGTGCTGTGAACTTAGTGTTTGAAGAAGCGGAACATTTTCAG atTTTGGAGAGTCCCTCCTATCAGTTTCCTGTAATTGAAGCTCGAAGTGTGGAACACTGCCAGAAATGTGTGTGGATGGACAAAATCTGTACACAGGGAGTTCTTTCTGGTTCCCTTAATTTCCAGTCAGAGATGGAAACTCACCTTGAATTTTCAGTAACTTTATCATTGTTGGACTTCATcag GCCAATGGAAATGACTACAGAAGACTTTGGGAATCTGTGGTTGTCCCTTTCCAATGACGTgaaacagaatataaaaatgtcATCTTCTCAAGATTCCCTTTCAGCAGCTCTGAATACATTGCAACAGAAGCTGAAACTCCATATAGTTGATATTATAG GTAATGAGGGAATACTGGCATGCCAGCTACTTCCATCTGTGCCCTGTCTGCTGCATTGTCGTACTCACTCAGGGATGCTGGCATTGTGGTTCAGATCACCTTGTTCTGCTCTTCCAGATGGTTTGCTTTATCAGTGTCAAAAGGTGATGGAGGAATCCTAA
- the AP4E1 gene encoding AP-4 complex subunit epsilon-1 isoform X3 — translation MALTIVSQIFPREMIPAVLPLIEDKLQHSKEIIRRKAVQALYKFYLIAPNQVQHIHDKFRKALCDRDAGVMAASLHIYLQMIKENSSGYKDLTGSFVTILKQVVGGKLPIDFNYHSVPAPWLQIQLLRILGLLGKNDPRTSELMYDVLDESLRRAEINHNITYAILFECVQTIYTIHPKSELLEKAAKCIGKFVLSPKINLKYLGLKALTYVIQQDPNLALQHQMTIIECLDHPDPIIKRETLELLYRITNGQNVVVIVQKMLDYLKESKEEYAIINLVGKIAELAEKYAPDDEWFIQTMNAVFSVGGDVVHPDIPNNFLRLLAEGKVCIVFCLGFDDGKGDDQLRIYAVQSYLALLEEEDALYPQKLLQVMSWVLGEYSSLITDVDPEVILTKLHSLLKKTCVTSETKAWIMAAVTKIASRTSCSKTVDKLIQEFSNSLETYMRQYVFELKHLCENKVLMKKFLPFDASCNDMVVDASLSFLDGFVAEGLGRGAAPYKPHHQRQEEKLSQEKALNFEPYGLSFASSVSSSGITGRQSPTVLSFGSDTSGNSAETGHKETNTLKLEGVRKLWGKEGYLPKKENKVGKENEPQTVACGSLLAGQVGDPPALRSEQVAILSEEDKEKQQLASTLFIGLGSNAGVSLMGKADTSTQKFKRKSKINETQNIEEASDFQNAAASDFGPLLDTVPINMEDCEGNLHTRLRKASLCSSDIVEDNLAFETPQALKKSGLDQRLSDSRLSQSSLFADSNIEIFQPPPSAQCESASKTPLVPSLPEELKELTHSEVVELCQNDALALYLCKVWTDDSLLLTVFVSNKTISALSAVNLVFEEAEHFQILESPSYQFPVIEARSVEHCQKCVWMDKICTQGVLSGSLNFQSEMETHLEFSVTLSLLDFIRPMEMTTEDFGNLWLSLSNDVKQNIKMSSSQDSLSAALNTLQQKLKLHIVDIIGNEGILACQLLPSVPCLLHCRTHSGMLALWFRSPCSALPDGLLYQCQKVMEES, via the exons ATGGCATTAACCATTGTCAGCCAGATCTTTCCACGGGAGATGATTCCAGCTGTTCTTCCCCTAATAGAAGACAAGCTTCAGCATTCTAA GGAAATTATCCGAAGAAAAGCTGTTCAAGCTTTATATAAATTCTATCTCATTGCTCCTAACCAAGTTCAGCATATTCATGATAAGTTCCGGAAAGCCTTATGTGACAGGGATGCTGGAGTCATGGCTGCTTCTTTGCATATTTACCTTCAAATGATTAAG GAAAACTCATCTGGATACAAAGACTTGACTGGGAGTTTTGTAACCATCCTAAAGCAGGTAGTGGGAGGAAAGCTCCCTATTGACTTCAATTATCACAGTGTTCCAGCACCATGGTTACAAATTCAGCTTTTAAGAATATTGGGGCTGTTAGGAAAAAATGATCCAAG GACAAGCGAATTAATGTATGATGTTCTAGATGAATCTTTAAGAAGAGCAGAGATAAATCATAATATTACATATG CCATCTTGTTTGAATGTGTCCAAACAATTTATACAATTCATCCCAAATCTGAACTACTTGAAAAGGCTGCCAAGTGCATTGGAAAATTTGTTTTGTCAcccaaaattaatttgaaatacttAG GTTTAAAGGCTCTGACGTATGTTATCCAGCAGGATCCTAATCTGGCACTTCAGCACCAGATGACAATAATTGAGTGTCTGGACCATCCAGATCCCATTATTAAAAGGGAG ACTTTAGAGCTTCTCTATAGAATTACAAACGGACAGAATGTAGTTGTCATAGTTCAGAAGATGCTTGACTacttaaaagaaagcaaggaagaatATGCTATCATCAACTTAGTTGGCAAAATAGCAGAACTAGCTGAGAaatat GCCCCTGATGATGAGTGGTTCATCCAAACAATGaatgctgtgttttcagttgGAGGTGACGTTGTGCATCCTGATATCCCAAACAACTTTCTGAGACTGTTGGCTGAAG GCAAAGTATGTATTGTTTTCTGTCTAGGATTTGATGATGGAAAAGGTGATGATCAGCTACGGATATATGCAGTACAGTCTTATTTAGCATTACTTGAAGAGGAAGATGCATTGTATCCGCAGAAACTCCTTCAAGTTATGAGTTGG GTGTTGGGGGAATATTCCAGCCTTATTACAGATGTTGATCCAGAGGTTATTTTGACAAAGCTACACAGCCTGCTGAAGAAGACTTGCGTTACTTCTGAAACTAAAGCATGGATAATGGCTGCAGTCACCAAGATAGCATCACGTACCTCCTGTTCGAAAACAGTTGACAAACTAATCCAAGAATTCAGCAACTCTCTAGAAACCTACATGAGACAATATGTCTTTGAATTGAAGCATCTGTGTGAAAACAAAGTACTgatgaaaaaatttcttccatttgaTGCTAGTTGCAATGACATGGTG GTAGATGCTTCCTTATCTTTTCTGGATGGGTTTGTGGCTGAGGGACTTGGTCGTGGTGCAGCACCATATAAGCCTCATCACCAGAGACAAGAGGAGAAACTTTCTCAGGAAAAAG CTCTGAATTTTGAACCTTATGGATTGTCATTTGCTTCAAGTGTGTCCTCATCTGGCATCACCGGCAGACAGTCCCCCACTGTTTTATCTTTTGGTTCTGATACGTCTGGTAATAGTGCTGAGACAGGGCATAAAGA gACAAATACTCTGAAACTTGAGGGAGTACGCAAGCTAtggggaaaagaaggttatcttccaaaaaaagaaaacaaagtagggaaagaaaatgagccACAAACTGTTGCTTGTGGCAGCTTATTAGCAGGACAAGTGGGTGATCCTCCTGCATTGCGGTCTGAACAAGTTGCCATCCTCTCTGAGGAAgacaaagagaagcagcagttaGCCTCAACTTTGTTTATTGGGCTAGGATCAAATGCTGGTGTCAGTCTG atggGGAAAGCGGACACATCTACTCAGAAgttcaaaagaaaatcaaagataAATGAAACTCAAAATATTGAGGAGGCATCAGACTtccaaaatgctgctgcttcagaTTTTGGTCCCTTACTTGATACAGTACCTATTAACATGGAAGACTGTGAGGGAAATCTACACACAAGATTAAGGAAGGCCTCCCTGTGTTCTTCAGATATTGTAGAAGATAATTTAGCATTTGAAACACCTCAGGCCCTAAAAAAATCTGGGCTGGATCAAAGACTGTCAGATAGTAGGCTGTCACAGTCGTCTTTGTTTGCTGATAGTAATATTGAAATTTTTCAGCCTCCTCCAAGTGCTCAGTGTGAAAGTGCCAGTAAAACGCCACTGGTCCCCTCCTTACCAGAAGAGCTCAAAGAGCTCACTCATTCTGAAGTAGTGGAACTTTGTCAGAATGATGCCTTAGCTCTCTATTTATGTAAGGTGTGGACAGATGACTCTTTGTTGCTCActgtttttgtttcaaataaaacCATTTCTGCACTTAGTGCTGTGAACTTAGTGTTTGAAGAAGCGGAACATTTTCAG atTTTGGAGAGTCCCTCCTATCAGTTTCCTGTAATTGAAGCTCGAAGTGTGGAACACTGCCAGAAATGTGTGTGGATGGACAAAATCTGTACACAGGGAGTTCTTTCTGGTTCCCTTAATTTCCAGTCAGAGATGGAAACTCACCTTGAATTTTCAGTAACTTTATCATTGTTGGACTTCATcag GCCAATGGAAATGACTACAGAAGACTTTGGGAATCTGTGGTTGTCCCTTTCCAATGACGTgaaacagaatataaaaatgtcATCTTCTCAAGATTCCCTTTCAGCAGCTCTGAATACATTGCAACAGAAGCTGAAACTCCATATAGTTGATATTATAG GTAATGAGGGAATACTGGCATGCCAGCTACTTCCATCTGTGCCCTGTCTGCTGCATTGTCGTACTCACTCAGGGATGCTGGCATTGTGGTTCAGATCACCTTGTTCTGCTCTTCCAGATGGTTTGCTTTATCAGTGTCAAAAGGTGATGGAGGAATCCTAA